TTCCATTCAAAGAGCGTACTAGGCGCGTTTCACCTGCAGATTTCGATGACTTAAAAAGGCACCTTCACGACCTCTTGGCTGCAGGCGTTATAGAGGAATCACACAGTCCTTATGCCTCTCCAGTGGTGCTCGTTCGGAAGAAGAATGGGGAACTGCGTATGGTTGTGGATTATCGGAGATTAAATAATCTCACCAGAAAAGATGCCTACCCATTGCCTCGCATAGAGGAGACATTCACCCTACTTTCAGGCTCAAAATGGTTCACTGTCCTAGACCTCAAGAGTGGATATTATCATCTTGAGGTTGAGCCATCAGATCGACCCAAGACAGCCTTTACGACACCGTTTGGAACATGGCAGTTTCGGAGAATGCCTCAAGGCTTAACCAACTCCCCTGCCACATTTCAGCGAACCATGGAGAAGGTGATGGAAGGCATTAACCTTCAGGAGGTTGTTGCATTTCTTGATGACCTCATAATTTTTTCTGACTCCCTAGAGGAACATGAAGAGCGAGTAGTGAAGGTACTCGGGCGTATTGCTGAGTTTGGACTGAAGTTGTCCCCTTCTAAGTGCAAGTTCTTCCAATCCTCTGTAAAATACTTGGGGCATGTAATATCTGCCCAGGGAATTGAGCCGGACCCAGACAAAGTGGCTGCTGTCAAAGAATGGCCATGCCCTCAAACAGCCAAAGAGCTCAGGTCATTCTTGGGCTTCACCGGGTATTACAGGCGGTTTGTGAGAGATTACTCTCGCATTGTTCGGCCCCTTAATGATTTGTTGAAAGGGGAACTAGCCCCTAAGCATCGTGGTCCACGACAATGGCCAAGAGCAAAATCGCCCCCAATTGGGGTAAAATGGTCTCCTGCTTGTCAAGCAGCTTTTGACCTTATCATTGAGAAGCTCACTTCAGCGCCTGTTCTTGCCTTTGCCAATTGGCGGCTACCATATGTGCTACACACTGATGCTAGTATGACTGGTCTGGGCGCAGCGTTGTATCAAGTCCAAGATGGTCAAACTCGAGTGGTAGCCTATGCTAGTCGTGGCCTCTCCAAAAGTGAGAAGAATTACCCTGTGCACAAGTTGGAGTTTCTCGCCCTCAAGTGGGCAATAAGTGAGAAATTTCATGATTATTTGTATGGGGCTAACTTCAAGGTGCTGACTGATAACAACCCTCTGACCTATGTGCTGACAAGTGCGAAACTGGATGCCACAAGTCAGAGGTGGCTTGCTGCATTGTCACTGTATGACTTTGACATACAGTACAAATCTGGTCAGCATAACACTGATGCAGATGGTCTGTCCCGAAGGCCTCATGGGCCCtcagaggaagatgaggagtCCCAGGAGATGGACAGAAGGATCTCCAGCATGTTGGAGCGTGCTAGCCTGTCTCCTGAGGAGTTTACAGTCTTTGATAGGGAGACCATGAGTACACTCTGTATGTGCCATGGTGTTAGTGTTAACATGATTTCAGGTGGTGGGGTGCAGAGTGCAGTCCCTGCAATTGAAACGCTTTTGTGCGATGATAGTGTGGTCCCTGATGATCTTGATGAACCAGTCCCATTGCCCGGACAGCCAGCGCTACCAGGCATGACTAGTGAGGACTGGTATCAGTTGCAGAGGAATGATAGTGCTTTGGCCAGTGTCATTCAGATTTTGGAAACTAAAGCTGAGACTTTGGACGGGAAGTTTGATGACCCCGAGGTGTCTCGACTCTTATGAGAGAGATCCAAGTTGTTCTTACTCGAAGGAGTGCTATTTCGCAAAGTTCTGGATCAAAGGGGAAAGGTTTTCCATCAGCTTGTTATCCCCAGTAGCCATAGAGAAAGAGCATTCCAAGGTATTCATGACGAGGTAGGGCACATGGGAATTGAGAGGACTTTGGAACTTGCCAGAGCGAGGTTCTATTGGCCACGAATGGCCAGTTACATTGAgaacaaatgtaaaacatgcGAAAGGTGTGTAAAACGGAAAGCACGGGTGCAGAAAGCATCTAAACTTGTTAACATTAAGGTTAGTAGCCCACTCGAACTAGTTTCATAGATTTTTTGACACTGGAGCCTGATTCGAGGGACACTAGGAATATTCTAGTGTTGACAGACCATTTTACGAAATACGCTCAGGCGTATCCAACAAAGGACCAGACAGCGAAGACGGTGTCTGCAGTGCTGTGGGAGAACTTCATCAGCCACTATGGGTTTCCTCGCAGAATTCATAGTGATCAAGGCGCTTGCTTTGAATCGGAAGTGATTGCGGAGCTCTGTAAACTGGCGGGCATTGTGAAGTCCCGCACTACACCCTATCACCCACAGGGCAATCCAGTGGAAAGGTTTAACCGGACTTTGCTGGACCTTCTGGGTACACTGGAAgacaagaagaaggaggagtgGAGAAAGTATCTTCGACCCCTTGTACATGCTTATAATTGCACGAAGCATGATGCAACTGGGGAGGCTCCATTTCTTCTCATGTTTGGAAGAGAGCCACGTCTTCCAATAGACCTCTGTTTTGGGGTCAGTCCCCGAGGTCACAACGTTGGAACACACTCACAGTATGTACGGGAGCTAAAGCGTAGGTTGAGGCAAGCATATGACTTGGCCTCCAGGAATGCTGAGAAAAGACAATTGCTGAACAAGAGGCGCTGGGATGCTAAAGTTACAGCCCTGCCTCTAGAAGTGGGCGATAGAGTCCTAGTGAGAAATTTGAGTCTCAGAAAGAAGCACAAAATCTCAGATAGGTGGGAGCCTACTGTGCATGTTGTGGTTAAGCAACCGGATGAGTCTATCCCTGTCTATGTGATTAAGCCTGAGGATGCAGAAGGTAGAGAGCGAGTCTTGCACCGTGACATGCTTCTTCCTTGTGGGTTTCTGCCTGTGAACTCGGAAGCTGAAAGTTTGGATGTGCAAACCACCTCTAGTGAACCTTGTGTGGGTGGAGCTGAATGGGACAATGTTGAGGGCCACCAGCCTGTTGAAGAGGTGGTGGGAGATGGTGTGTCAGACTTGACTAATTGCTCTTTTGAGGTTGGCCTGTTGGGAGGTCAACGAGAGGAGAGTGCTGTTTTGGGAGAAGAGGGCGTCTCTCAGATGCGGCATTCTTGGAATCCTGAAGCTGCTGAGTTCATTTCGGATCAGTTTGAATCCGAGTCGGCAGATGTCGACAGTGCGTTGAGTCCAGTTAGGACTACTGGTAGGCCGCAAAGAAGGCGGTTGCCACCAGCTTATCTCAGTGATTACCAGGTGGGTTATCAAGTTGGTTGTAAACATCACGGCGTGGCGCCAGTATCTACTCTATTGGATGAGTTTTTGAGGGCcttacagcaccaaatcactgAATTGGTGCAGTCTCTGTCACATGTTAGTGACGGGGACGTCACGTTTTAAGCAGGGGTGGATGTAACCCAGCGGTAGATTGTAAGAGTTTCTGTTATGATAGTGTGCATGTGAAGTGTGTTGAGATCATCCTGAAGGAGGAGGGTTCATTTTGCGACTGTTTTGCGGCAGTCAACTCGAACGTTAACCTTGGTGGGAGGGGCTGCGGGCTCACTCGGTCTGTAGCTTTCGCAGAGCGAACTTGAGCGAGCCACTGTAGCTTTTCTATGCAACAGCCCTAAAGTTTATGTTCATCATCCTGCTAGGTAAGAATACTGTTATATGTATACCCTCTTGTCGGTATGATGTTAGACTGTAATGTTATAGCGTATTGTATTGTTTGAAGGGTTATAAGATTGTCAATCGCTAGCCACGGGAAGGTAGCAATTGAACTGATTAGCCGCCATGTTGCGTGCACTGTCCGAACGGAGTTAGCATGTCATTCGGAGGTTATTTATGctgtattaaaatgttattcTTTCATGTGACGTATAGTATGGGCATGTGAATTTGTACAGTATATTGCTGTTTTAGTTATGAGCGCTCACTCGGTCTGTAGCTTTCGCAGAGCGAACTTGAGCGAGCCACTGTAGCTTTTCTATGCAACAGCCCTAAAGTTTATGTTCATCATCCTGCTAGGTAAGAATACTGTTATATGTATACCCTCTTGTCGGTATGATGTTAGACTGTAATGTTATAGCGTATTGTATTGTTTGAAGGGTTATAAGATTGTCAATCGCTAGCCACGGGAAGGTAGCAATTGAACTGATTAGCCGCCATGTTGCGTGCACTGTCCGAACGGAGTTAGCATGTCATTCGGAGGTTATTTATGctgtattaaaatgttattcTTTCATGTGACGTATAGTATGGGCATGTGAATTTGTACAGTATATTGCTGTTTTAGTTATGAGCGCTCACTCGGTCTGTAGCTTTCGCAGAGCGAACTTGAGCGAGCCACTGTAGCTTTTCTATGCAACAGCCCTAAAGTTTATGTTCATCATCCTGCTAGCGGAACGGTCATCTTGCCCAGCCGGGGCTACAGAGGAGAGGGAGCGGCTACGTTCACGTGAGCCTCGGGATCACCACATACTTGGAATCAAGTACTCTCAGACACACTAAACACATATAGAgctctattttcttttattgctggccagccattttatttcattcatagACTACTCCGAGCATTTACTGGAGTGTGTTTGGAGACCCACGCTTTTATCGTGGATTATATGAACATTGGTGCTTTGAACTGCAAAAACTGAGAAAGAGACTCTATGTTCGTGGGGTATACGATGTGCCTCATATTTTGACACATGCTGTGTTAATGAGAGTGTTGTAATTAAAGATACaatctgtattttcttttctttctttcttttgttatttgtaAGTGGTATACAATTTTATTTCAGGCAGACCCGCGTAGCGGTGAATTTATGTTATGGTTAGAGTTAAGATTCCTTTCGAATCGTAAATGCATGGCAGATGTGTGTAAAGGGATGACATTCTGCAACTGTTTGTGATGCATGCTTCAGTCCAAAACAAAGCTTTAGGTATTGGACAAGGATGGTACATTGCCATCGACCCTAAATAAATTCCATCCTGTTGTTACAGATATGATTTCAGCTCTCATTCCTTAACAAGCTGATATACCGGTTACAGGGACACAGGGGCATTTTTGGACAGGTTTGGTTCCCCAAAGCCTGCAATGCTGGCTCACTAACACTGCCACAAAACCGTGCCAGTTCAAACCTCCTTTGGATGGTTTCCGAGACAGCAGTTATGTTGTTGCAGAGAAAGACCGCGTGAGGGCGCCAAAGGACACTGTAGTCTCACTGTTGAAACACTGAAGCGAGAAGAACGTGATTAAATTACACTCATAAGAGCCACTCAAACAACCCTGAACTGAAATGTGTTGGAGAAATTGGCAGATCTTTTTAAATCCTTGTTTTGGGATCAAATTCACTAAACTTCTAATGCTAATTTTTCTATACAtaacaaaacagcaacaggGAAAAGATatcaaaaaaatctaaaaatatgaatgcaactcaaactctttttttcttgtgagaGGTCTTGTGATTAATATTACAATAATGGTGTCAGGACGATGATTAAACTATGTGAAGAAGCTCCTTGGTTTCACTTCTTTCCTTTGCAATTGTCATATCAGGAAAAAAGCTGATAAATCAAATTGTATTTGAGTAAACAGACTTTTAGGCAGAGATTGTTttgaaatttgtattttactATGAAAACATTTGAACTCAAAATTTCTGtggtttaatatttatttttacacaagttctTAGTTCTTGTCTTCATTTCCAAAATGGAGAGTCTGTACAGTGAGGTCACTCTCGGGGCATGGTCATTCAGGTCATGTGGTACAACGCTTTTTATTAGAGATACAAATGGTCAAAGTCTGAAAGTAGACTAGCAAGCTGAACTGGAAAAGAAAGGCTTAGCACCAGTTTTTTCTCTCACAAGACTGATCAGCAATCTGAGTTCATGATGCAGCTTTATGGAGCTCTGATCCTGTGTGTGACTCTGTCTGCAggtatgaaaatatttcatgttGGTCCTGTGTGCTTTGATAGATAAAGAAATTGAAGTTTAAAGGTGATCTTAAAGggtggaaagaaaatgaaagttaaaGACACAGTAACAATTCAGTAATGAGTTATATAACAAGCTTGTGAGGAAACAGCAATAAACACTTTATATCTTTTTTGTTTAATCAttcaaattttaaatgtaaaaacaactgTTTATAGTTTTGTGGTGTTAAGTATACGACAGActtcaaaacaaataaaagaaaaaataaaacttccaataattgcatgtgtgtttgaaattgttttgtttccttttatagCATGTGGATTAAGGTGCTACACATGCACAGCCACTGATCCGAAATCCTGCACAAACATCGAATCTTGTTCCAGCTTATTCAACCGTTGTTTCTCTGTCAGTGCCAAATTAAACGGTGAGTTTTTTTCTCATGTTAGAAGCTCAGATAACTCTGAATATCTGCCTGCTGCAAGTCACAACATGTTTTGTAAAGTCATTTCTGAGAATTTTCTCATCATGTCTTGCAGGTGTGACAATGGTTACCAAGGGCTGCCTAAACAGTTTAGCCTGTATCAGTCCTATAACTTGCTGTGAAGGGGACCTGTGTAACAGCGCTATTCCAACTGGTCCCAGTGCCATCCTGCTGCTGGTGTCCTCAGCCATCCTCAAACTTCTTTTCTGAGGCTGTGGAATGATGTTATTTccatgctgcatttttttctgattctatTTCATAAAACTAAGGAAGAAATAATTAACTTTGGAGTGCCATGATATGAAATAAAAGTCTCCTTGACATTTTGATCTTTCACTCAAGGTAGTTCAGGGTCTGTCCTATTCAAATACTGTACTGATTCAATGTAAACTTTTcctaaagcaaataaaatgcaaacaaaaatataaatttgcatatttttttgaacagttttaACTTCATTTGGGAAgatgcctgatttttttttatttcatgttactACAGCCAAAGAGTGATCAGAGCAAAAGTTTATAacctttgtttttaaaccaaaaaaaggaaaacactaaATGCCagtttataaaacatttatttgtatGCTTTAAAAAGGAACTCAATATGGGGAAGTCACCACTTAAACATGCCTTAAACACCTGAGATTTAAATAACAGTTGTAGCTGTATGTGTGTTGTGTCAGTTTAAACTTTGATTTGTTGTCAGATAACACATTTTGGCATGTTGTGTTCATCTGATATTCACAAACAAGATTCTTAGTTTCCTTGTTTagaattttattaattaatttgaagCCCACAAACTGAAATGTTACTCTATTTGACAATTACAGTTAACATAATATAATaaatggtggcgtggtggttagcactgttgcctcacagtttgattgtctgggttcgaatccacctgtctggagtttgcatcttctccccgtgtctgtgtgggtttctccGTGGTACACTTCATTCACCAAGTTTTTGAGTCTGACAATGTTAGAtccccttcaaaaaaaaaaaactttagctAAGACCAGTGAGCCAAAATGTGATCACCTGTTAAAAAGTGATTTAGTATCTAATATCTTTGCCTGCAAATAGGCTGTAGTCAGCAGGAGTCAGGAAGAcaatacatataaaataaagaaatgacctgttctgcaagtatctttatgGCTCTGCATTATCTGTGTTATATTCAATTTTTAATATCCATAAGAGTTTTTACCTCGATAAATAAAACCTGATTGGAGCCTCTGCCTTGTGACAGGAATGTCTTCTCTGGCACAAAAATTACATATATTTGACAGCGTaaaggtcaacaagtcatttacaaaagTGTAAATACAATAATTTTTTGCCAAATCTTTTTTTGGGACAACCCATCAGCCCTGCAGTAATTATTTATCTTTTACTGTACATACACTCACCATAGACTTGCCATTTATTAATCTATGTACTGACTTGGTCAGATTATTGTTCAGTCTCTCTACAATATTAAATTGAAATACTATAATCTATGTGTGCTATCCTTTTGGCGTTACACAATTGTCTAAAAACAACTGCATGTGGTTTTATAGGTGTTTAGCACATAGCAGACTTTAAAGGACTCATTTCCTGATTGGTTTCATAGCTTTCACTGCCTGTCTGTATGCCCCCATTTTCTAGCttcaacagggagccaatgaagagaagccaatacgggagaaatctgctctctctttctagtccctgtcagtactctagctgcagcattttggatcagctgatggCTTTTCAGGgcgcttttaggacagcctgataattaattacaatagtccagccgagaaggaataaatgcatgaattagcttttcagcatcactctgagacaggatgtttctaatttttaaaatattgcgcaaatgcaaaaaagctgtCTCACATATTTGtataatatgtgcattgaaggacatatcctggtcaaaaatgactccacgatttctcacagtgttactggaggccaagttaatgccatccagagtaagtatctggtttgatctgtggggctgagtacaagaacttcagttttatctgaatttagaagcaggaaattggaggtcatccaggcatttatgtttttaagacagtttaactaattgatgtgtctcatctggcttcatggatagataaagctgggcatcatctgcataacaacgaaaatgtatgcaatgctttttacaaatactgcctaagggaagcatgaatagtgtaaatagaattagtgaagaagactccctatTTACGTGAACAATCTGGAGTTTATTAGATAAATGTGATTCAAACCACCCCTGTTCAACAAAATAGAActaaaatataatgtaaaatccaaaactattataaccctgactGGGACAGCTGGCGTCACCAATCTGGCTAATCCAAATCAACACActtatatttgttttgtaagtTTTAATTGAAGAACTGCTTTGTAGCTCCAAAGAGGCATGAGGAATATTTCCTAAAGTCAGACCTGCACCAGAATAAATAAAGCAGGTTTCCATTAGCTGCTAAGCTGCAGTGCTGGTCAGTGTACTGAGTCATACTTTAGCTTTATCGCTGTGGATTACTTTTAACAAAATCATTAACTTGAACCTGGTTGTAACTGCAGTAACTTGTTGTCAGTATGGATGTTTAAGCctttcattatgaaactataatgttatattttatagTGTAAAAGCTCATCAGTGATTCAGCTGAGGGGACACAGGGGCATTTTTGGACAGGTTTGGTTCCCCAAAGCCTGCAATGCTGGCTCACTAACACTGCCACAAAACCGTGCCAGTTCAAACCTCCTTTGGATGGTTTCCGAGACAGCAGTTATGTTGTTGCAGAGAAAGACCGCGTGAGGGCGCCAAAGGACACTGTAGTCTCACTGTTGAAACACTGAAGCGAGAAGAACGTGATTAAATTACACTCATAAGAGCCACTCAAACAACCCTGAACTGAAATGTGTTGGAGAAATTGGCAGATCTTTTTAAATCCTTGTTTTGGGATCAAATTCACTAAACTTCTAAAGCTAATTTTTCTATACCtaacaaaacagcaacaggGAAAAGATatcaaaaaaatctaaaaatatgaatgcaactcaaactctttttttcttgtgagaAGTCTTGTGATTAATGGCACAATACTGGTGTCAGGACAATGATTAAACTATGTGAAGAAGCTCCTTGGTTTCACTTCTTTCCTTTGCAATTGTCATATCAGGAAAAAACGCTGATAAATCAAATTGTATTTGAGTAAACAGACTTTTAGGCAGAGATTGTTTTGAAATTTGCATTTTACTATGAAAACATTTGAACTCAAAATTTCTGtggtttaatatttatttttacacaagttctTAGTTCTTGTCTTCATTTCCAAAATGGAGAGTCTGTACAGTGAGGTCACTCTCGGGGCATGGTCATTCAGGTCATGTGGTACAACGCTTTTTATTAGAGATACAAATAGTCAAAGTCTGAAAGTAGACTAGCAAGCTGAACTGGAAAAGAGCGGCTTAGCAccagttttttctctctctcacaagaCTGATCAGCAATCTGAGTTCATGATGCAGCTTTATGGAGCTCTGATCCTGTGTGTGACTCTGTCTGCAggtatgaaaatatttcatgttGGTCCTGTGTGCTCTGACACATAAAGAAATGTATTGATGTTTAAAGGTGATCTTAAAGGGTGGAAGGAAAGGAAAAGTTAAAGACACAGTAACAATTCAGTAAAGAGTTATATAACCAGCTTGTGAGGAAACAGCAAGAAACACTTTatacctttttttgttttaatcattcaaactttaaatgtaaaaacaactgTTTATGGTTTTGTGGATGTTGTCAgactttaaaacaacaacaacaacaaaaatcccaCGTTTCATACACAAATGTGCATGAAATTTTGTTCTGACTCCTTCTATAGCGTGCGCTTTAAAGTGCTACACATGCACAGCTGCTGATCCTAAATCCTGCACAGACACCACAACTTGTCCCGTCATCTTTAACCGATGCTTTTCTCTCAAAGTAGACGGTGAGTTGGTTTCTCATGTTAGAAGCTCAGATAATACTGAATATCTGCCTGCTGTAAATCACACTATGTAAAAGAGTTTCTGAGAGTTTTCTCATCACGTCTTACAGGTTTTGACTTGGTTACAAAGGGCTGTCAAACCAGTGTATTGTGTGTCGGTGCTGTGTCTTGCTGTGAAGGGGACCTGTGTAATGGCACTATTCCAACTGGTCCCAGTGCCATCCTGCTGCTGGTGTCCTCAGCCATCCTCAAACTTCTTTTCTGAGGCTGTGGAATGATGTTGTTTCCAgtctgatttaatttttttaaaactaaggCGGAAATAAATAACTTTCAAGTGCCATGATATGAAATGAAATTGTCCTTGACACTTTGATCTGTCATTCAAAGTAGTCTGTTCTGTTCAAATAATGTATTTCTTCAATGTAAACTTTTcctaaagcaaataaaaacaaaaatatatttgcattattttttgaACAGTTTTAACTTCAGCTGGGAAGATGCCTGAATTATTATTTATGTCATGTTACTACAGACAATGAATGATCGGTGCAAAAGGTTGTAACCTTTGCTTTTAGTCAAAACGGGAAACACTCAATACCAATTTATAAAGTATTTCTCTGTATACTTTAAAAGGAACTCAAAGTGGGGAGTCACTGCTTAAATATTTCCTGAACACCAGAGATTCAGATAACAGTTTTagctgtatttgttttattttagtttaaactatttaaacattttggcaCGTTATGTTTATTTGATACAAGCTGAACATTCTTGGTTTCctcatttacaatttcattAATTAATCTGAAGCCAACAAACTGAAATGTTACTCAATTTGACAATTacagttaacacaataaaatgaaaacctaGGTCTGCAAcctagtgttttattttgaagggacTTTTGTATTAGTTTTATGGTCCATATTGTTCTCTTTATGTATTCTTTAGTTCTCAGTGGTTTTTGACTTTAGTTCTGCCTGTGTTCTGTCCCGTAGTGTTCCCCCTCTGTACGGAGTCcctctgtttcttttcctcagtgtgtctgtttgtgttctctgtgtgttgttttaagtctgtttctctgtttcctcATTGTCacaatttgtgttttattttgccactctcctgttttgtgtgtgttgagtttagttttacttccttgtctTGTACCTgtgattatgttcagctgtgctcctcacctgttACCTGTTCCCTGATTAACTTTCTGTGTATCTATTGTCTCAGTCTCTGCCTCTGGATCCTTGTTGTCGCTGTGGCCGTGTCTTGTTCCTGTGTTCTCCATGCTCCTTGCGTTCCTTAGTTATTGCTCCTAGTTTAGGTTTACTTTAGTTTATTTACttgcctttgtgtgtttgtttgtattcCCGGCCATAATTAAGGCTTGTTTTGTTTACACCTGCCTGCTCCTGAGTCCTGTATTTGCTCAAACACTCTATGACAGTATTTGTTCGTCAGTTAATGTCTTTGGGATATTTTATAAAAGAAAGGATGAATAAATTGCACTTGAAGTATTTTGAGGAATAAGTAACTAAGTAACTTTCAGGTATTTTACAGGAAAGGAAACATTGTTCCTCCTTATAGCTGTGTAATTTACACAGTACTTTTACCTAAGAACTGCAGTGAAGCTTTTGCAGTAACTGAGAATGAGTTTCACATTTAGTGTGAAGGAATTTTATCTTTGCAAAAGCACCTTACAACCTGTTTAAGGCCACGCTgaagcatctcaatctgatttaagtctAGACTTTGACTAGATTACTcctaaaccttcattttgttttttttttcatttttgagtcATTTAGAGGTGGACTTCCTGATGTGTTTCTGAATATTTTTCTGCCGCATAACCCAAGTGTACTTGTTGCACTGCCACCCACCTTATTGGAAACTCTGACTTTGAGaatttcacacatgcacaacaaGTCTGCATGTCTGTAATTTACACATAAGTCTAACATTTACTCTGTAATTCTTCCAAGTTTGGGGTGTAATTTTCAGTATCTAACAATACTTACCAGTTCCTAATGATACCTAAAATGTAGATGCAGTAGATCAAGAGGGTAACAACTGGTAGTTTTATGTGACAAAAGGAACAAAACTTCAAGGTATTTTATGAAAGAAAGAATGTATAAATTACACTGGAAGCACTTTTTGAGTAACTTTCAGGTAGAAAACATTGTTTCTCCTTCTTACATTGTAATATAGATGTGTAATTTAAATCAGACTTGGCGCTCATTTAGACATATACACTGATTTGCTCACAGTCAAATTATTGTTCAGTTTCTTTACTttgttaattaattttaaaaaatatattaatttcttAGATGTGCAGCAGCTGATCCTAAATTCTGCATCTTACGTCACATGTTGCGCACCTTCAATGCTTGTTTTTCTGAGTCACATTGAAACTCTGACAATGAGAATTTCAAGAATGCAGAACAGTTCTGCATATCTGTTTGATGAAAATCACAACATGTAGTACAAACGGGCTTCTGAGTATTCCCCCCTCATTTCCTGATGGTTGTAATATGGGAAAACTAAAGGCTAAAAACTACTTACAGCAGGAAAAATAGGTATTGAATACATC
This sequence is a window from Archocentrus centrarchus isolate MPI-CPG fArcCen1 chromosome 9, fArcCen1, whole genome shotgun sequence. Protein-coding genes within it:
- the LOC115786296 gene encoding prostate stem cell antigen-like, giving the protein MMQLYGALILCVTLSAACGLRCYTCTATDPKSCTNIESCSSLFNRCFSVSAKLNGVTMVTKGCLNSLACISPITCCEGDLCNSAIPTGPSAILLLVSSAILKLLF
- the LOC115786325 gene encoding lymphocyte antigen 6G-like — translated: MMQLYGALILCVTLSAACALKCYTCTAADPKSCTDTTTCPVIFNRCFSLKVDGFDLVTKGCQTSVLCVGAVSCCEGDLCNGTIPTGPSAILLLVSSAILKLLF